A portion of the Anthonomus grandis grandis chromosome 7, icAntGran1.3, whole genome shotgun sequence genome contains these proteins:
- the LOC126738718 gene encoding uncharacterized protein LOC126738718 yields MTRKMVFKLFLSLLCFTVVLAKPKTIDLVAEETKQFEQGEGKAFEATHHSAEGEEGKKGYSAHHVNEKGETGHHDKERHQKEYAEEGGNKKSHHHDDGYYASGHKGSHGEKGYHFVDKGSYAKGHDTKGHHNVHKLNEFEKKKEFFDEDYDESHKEKHGGFEQGNSFEKEDFQKGGHAKKVFYEGAYGAKGLAEKGDYNKEEGGRKKAAGNDQYFKEAEQFAKKEGADIFKELGYSEKDKI; encoded by the exons ATGACcagaaaaatggttttcaaattatttttgagtttattgTGTTTTACAGTAGTTCTAGCGAAACCCAAAACAATTGACTTAGTAGCTGAAGAAACAAAACAGTTTGAACAAG GTGAGGGCAAAGCTTTTGAAGCAACTCACCATTCAGCCGAAGGTGAAGAGGGCAAAAAAGGATATTCCGCACATCATGTTAATGAAAAAGGAGAGACAGGTCACCACGATAAAGAAAGGCATCAGAAGGAGTATGCTGAGGAGGGTGGAAATAAAAAATCCCACCATCATGATGATGGGTACTACGCTTCTGGACATAAAGGCAGTCATGGTGAGAAAGGATACCACTTTGTTGATAAAGGCAGTTATGCCAAGGGTCATGATACTAAAG GCCATCACAATGTTCATAAGCTAAACGAGttcgagaaaaaaaaggaatttttcgATGAAGATTATGATGAATCGCacaaagaaaaacatggagGATTCGAGCAAGGGAACTCTTTTGAAAAAGAAGATTTTCAGAAAGGAGGACatgcaaaaaaagttttttatgaaGGTGCATATGGTGCTAAAGGTTTAGCTGAAAAAGGAGATTATAATAAAGAAGAAGGAGGTCGCAAAAAAGCTGCTGGGAATGATCAGTATTTTAAAGAAGCTGAGCAGTTTGCGAAAAAAGAGGGCGCtgatatttttaaggaactAGGATATAGCGagaaagataaaatataa